A single genomic interval of Sceloporus undulatus isolate JIND9_A2432 ecotype Alabama chromosome 2, SceUnd_v1.1, whole genome shotgun sequence harbors:
- the LOC121923745 gene encoding zinc-binding protein A33-like isoform X1, whose protein sequence is MAEAFHQDLTCSICLDLFVEPVLLSCEHCFCKKCVLSFWDSQERVSSCPECRAPCPDRQCTPSRLLGNLAKRAWDMRHETNSGILPNTTEVSEKEEREVETEERQHKGLCEVHGESLELFCTIDEIPICCCCINSSVHAGHSFVSLKDGAQSCKIELAMALEPLEIRIKELEELEGSQQEKIYSLKNLAASLRTNIEATFSELHQLLYQRQAKMLAELDKDEKDAHKDMADHLEQIQEKLSAAKTVVTEGKSFMELNNLSSFLLGVQPLLEKLVAMKATHCEENRDGLKVIHRNLYLGKFKGPIQHLACRPLFPLFAQGLQPVQLDCNTAHPLLKITNKETRVIFSMENNRLLKTHIEYVKNRFWTVFAKSGFLSGRHYWEIEVEGEPVWWVGVAVESMKGKTVEEHFESKVWAIPVTREKGINMRVGVYLDYEKGQVSFYRASDGSHVYTLMAQFKEKVYPFFYFIATKPFKDGSLIICQK, encoded by the exons ATGGCTGAGGCATTTCACCAGGATCTCACCTGCTCCATCTGCCTGGATCTGTTTGTGGAACCAGTGCTGCTCAGCTGTGAGCACTGCTTCTGCAAGAAATGCGTCCTCTCTTTCTGGGACAGCCAAGAGAGAGTATCCAGTTGCCCTGAGTGCCGGGCACCTTGTCCAGATAGACAGTGCACCCCAAGTCGACTACTGGGAAACTTGGCAAAAAGAGCATGGGACATGCGACATGAAACAAACAGTGGCATTCTGCCGAACACTACAGAGGTCagtgagaaggaagagagagaggtggaAACAGAGGAAAGGCAGCATAAGGGACTTTGTGAGGTCCACGGTGAGAGTTTGGAGCTTTTCTGCACCATTGATGAGATCCCAATCTGTTGTTGCTGCATCAACTCATCTGTCCATGCTGGACACAGCTTTGTCTCCTTGAAGGATGGGGCCCAGAGTTGCAAG ATCGAGCTGGCAATGGCTCTGGAGCCTCTGGAGATAAGAATTAAGGAACTAGAAGAACTTGAAGGATCCCAGCAAGAAAAAATATATTCCTTgaag AACTTGGCTGCATCATTGCGCACAAACATTGAGGCCACATTTTCTGAATTGCACCAGCTCTTGTACCAGAGGCAAGCTAAGATGCTTGCTGAATTGGATAAGGATGAAAAGGATGCCCACAAGGACATGGCGGACCATTTGGAGCAGATCCAAGAGAAGCTCAGTGCTGCCAAGACAGTGGTGACTGAAGGAAAAAGCTTCATGGAACTGAACAATCTAAGCAGCTTCCTCTTG GGTGTCCAACCGTTGCTGGAAAA ATTGGTAGCAATGAAGGCAACCCACTGTGAAGAAAACAGAGATGGTCTTAAGGTGATTCACAGGAATCTCTACCTGGGCAAGTTCAAGGGCCCCATCCAGCATCTGGCATGTAGACCACTGTTTCCACTCTTTGCACAAG GTTTACAACCTGTCCAGCTGGACTGCAACACTGCTCATCCCTTGCTCAAAATCACAAACAAGGAAACACGTGTAATCTTTAGCATGGAGAATAATAGACTTTTAAAAACGCATATAGAATATGTGAAGAACAGGTTTTGGACTGTGTTTGCTAAAAGTGGCTTCCTTTCTGGTAGGCATTACTGGGAAATAGAGGTTGAAGGTGAACCAGTGTGGTGGGTTGGTGTAGCTGTAGAGTCCATGAAAGGAAAAACTGTGGAAGAGCATTTTGAAAGCAAAGTCTGGGCTATACCGGTAACAAGAGAGAAAGGCATTAATATGAGGGTTGGGGTGTACCTGGACTATGAGAAAGGTCAAGTTTCTTTTTATAGAGCAAGTGATGGGTCTCATGTGTATACACTCATGGCTCAGTTCAAAGAGAAAGTCTATccctttttctattttattgcaaCAAAACCTTTTAAAGATGGGTCTCTGATCATTTGTCAGAAATAG
- the LOC121923745 gene encoding nuclear factor 7, brain-like isoform X2, whose protein sequence is MAEAFHQDLTCSICLDLFVEPVLLSCEHCFCKKCVLSFWDSQERVSSCPECRAPCPDRQCTPSRLLGNLAKRAWDMRHETNSGILPNTTEVSEKEEREVETEERQHKGLCEVHGESLELFCTIDEIPICCCCINSSVHAGHSFVSLKDGAQSCKIELAMALEPLEIRIKELEELEGSQQEKIYSLKNLAASLRTNIEATFSELHQLLYQRQAKMLAELDKDEKDAHKDMADHLEQIQEKLSAAKTVVTEGKSFMELNNLSSFLLGVQPLLEKFTTCPAGLQHCSSLAQNHKQGNTCNL, encoded by the exons ATGGCTGAGGCATTTCACCAGGATCTCACCTGCTCCATCTGCCTGGATCTGTTTGTGGAACCAGTGCTGCTCAGCTGTGAGCACTGCTTCTGCAAGAAATGCGTCCTCTCTTTCTGGGACAGCCAAGAGAGAGTATCCAGTTGCCCTGAGTGCCGGGCACCTTGTCCAGATAGACAGTGCACCCCAAGTCGACTACTGGGAAACTTGGCAAAAAGAGCATGGGACATGCGACATGAAACAAACAGTGGCATTCTGCCGAACACTACAGAGGTCagtgagaaggaagagagagaggtggaAACAGAGGAAAGGCAGCATAAGGGACTTTGTGAGGTCCACGGTGAGAGTTTGGAGCTTTTCTGCACCATTGATGAGATCCCAATCTGTTGTTGCTGCATCAACTCATCTGTCCATGCTGGACACAGCTTTGTCTCCTTGAAGGATGGGGCCCAGAGTTGCAAG ATCGAGCTGGCAATGGCTCTGGAGCCTCTGGAGATAAGAATTAAGGAACTAGAAGAACTTGAAGGATCCCAGCAAGAAAAAATATATTCCTTgaag AACTTGGCTGCATCATTGCGCACAAACATTGAGGCCACATTTTCTGAATTGCACCAGCTCTTGTACCAGAGGCAAGCTAAGATGCTTGCTGAATTGGATAAGGATGAAAAGGATGCCCACAAGGACATGGCGGACCATTTGGAGCAGATCCAAGAGAAGCTCAGTGCTGCCAAGACAGTGGTGACTGAAGGAAAAAGCTTCATGGAACTGAACAATCTAAGCAGCTTCCTCTTG GGTGTCCAACCGTTGCTGGAAAA GTTTACAACCTGTCCAGCTGGACTGCAACACTGCTCATCCCTTGCTCAAAATCACAAACAAGGAAACACGTGTAATCTTTAG